AGGATGAGGAGCTAGGTTTGCTGATGAAGGGAGTGAATCCAACTCAGGTTGAGGACCTTCTTCTGTGTTTGACTCAGGAACATGTGACAGAGATGTAAGATGTGAGGGTGAGAGCATGACATCAACAGCAGAGGGAGACACTTCACTGTCTGGTGAGTCTGAGGTTGGGTGCAGAGAGGAATTAGAAATGTCACCGGGTGGTTCAGTATCCTGCAAAACATCTATTTGAGTTTGGCAGTCAGTAGCATTTTCTTTGGATATATTAGAGGTCTCTTCCAAAATGTCTGTAAGATCCTCGCTGGTTTCTTTTAGTAATTGCTCTTGAGTGTCATTACTCTCTTTTACACAAGCAGCATCCTCTGCTTGGCCAAACTCTGAATGTTTCTCTGTCACTAGCTCCTCTGTCACATCTTTGGAGAAGGGCTCAATGGGATCACTGATCTCATTGTCTGTCAGCCGTGGTGTTTCAGCCTCCTCATCCTGGTCCTTCACACAAGTATCAACAGTAGACATTTCATCTTCAGTTTGACCTGGTAAATCGAGACACTGGGGACTTGGGGAACGGTCCTGAGGCGGAGAAGAGCTACGGGATAAGAGTGCAGCTGATtcagggggaaggagagatggcTGTTGCAGGGGTGGTGTGTGAGATTCCAGATGAGGAAAGGGTGAAGTTTCTGAGATGAGAGGGGTTTCAAGATGAGGAACTAGGTAAGCTAATGAAGGGAGCGAGTCCAACTCAGGTTCAGGACCTTCTTCTGTGTTTGACTCAGGAACATGCGACAGAGATGTAAGATGGGAGGGTGAGAGCATGACATCAAGAGCAGAGGTAGGTCCTGCGTAATCTAGGGAGTCTGAAGGTGAGTgcagagaaaaatgagaaaggTCTGCGGGTGGGCTGAGACACTGAGAGGGATCTTGAGGGTCGGCATCTTTATCATCAGGTTGATTGTTTTCTTCCTGTTCAATTCTGACTTCTTCATTATTGGATTCTAACAGAGGCTCTTGAGTCATTTCAATTTCCTGTAAAGATTTGGCGTCTGTTTCAGGTTGGCAGTCAATAGCATTCCCTTCGGATATATTAGCTGTCTGTTCCTGAAGACCTGCAAAATCCTCACTACCTTCATTTTCTAACTGATCTTGAGTGTCATCACTCTCTTTCAAACAAGCAGCAACCTCAGCTTGGCCAAATTCTCCTTGTTGTTGTGGCACTGGCTCCCCTGTCATGTCTTCTGAGAGGTGCTCAATGGCATCACTGATCTCATTATCTTTCAGCTGCGGTGATTCAGCCTCCTCATCCTGGTCCTCAACACATGAGTCTGATAAGGATACATCTTCAGTTTGTTGCTCAGCGACAGACTCAAGCAGAGGGATCCCTAGGATTCTTTCAGCCCGCTCCTCCATGGTCTCCCTTTCAGAAACTGAAAGTGAGGGCAAGCAGGGGACAGAGATTGGACTTTCTTCGTTAGTCTGTAGAAGTTCTTCTGCCTCTGCCTCCATGAGATCTGATTCCAATTCAGTGTCAGGCCTTTCATTCATCGGCAAGGGGTTTATCTGGGTTTCTGTGTTTTGGTCAGTTGTCACATCCTGATTGATTTGGTCATTTGATTGGATAGATTCAGAAGGAGGGGTCAATTGATTATCAAGAGGACTGTGTTCAGTGTACGGTGAGGAGCACAAGTAGTGAACATGCTCTTTCTTAGGCGATGGAATCAGCTCCATTCTGACTACGACGCAGGTTGTGTCAATAACCAGAAGACCGCTGCTGTCCTCAGATTCTGTGTCGTTCTTGATCTCTAATCTCCTAACTTCGATGTCAATGGGATGACCGCCAATTTTCGGACTATTCTCTCTGTTGGGCAGACCCCCTGATTCGCCCCCCTCACTGTTCGCTTTCAAACAGCCAGGGGAGGAACTCTCCATTTCAACCCTGCCTGTGAAACTAGGCTGCCTCCACAAGGGGTATTTGGCTGTTACAGGAGGCACTGGCTGAGCAACTTGTCTCCTGAATGCAGGATCTGTATCATCTGTCGGTGTCCCGTTCTCTTTGGCTTTGAGATTTCTGGGACTAGAGGGCTGGACAGGGGAACTTGACTTCTCTGTGAGTGTTTGCGCTCTGAAGTCCACTTCATCTGCAAGCTTGTGTATTTGGTTAATGTCATTACAGTCCCTCAGGCCGCTAGAAACCTCTCCTAATTCTATGCTTTGAATATTTGTTTGTGGGGTGTAAAGTGGCAAAGATGAGGTTTCTGTCGAGCCACTTATTCGAGACACCAGGCAAAATATAGTCTTCCCGCTCGTCTTTTTATTAGATTTGAATTTCCTTCCTTCAATGACCTTTGAGGATATGTcctcatttatttttgtattctgATCTCCTTGTATTGTTGTTGGCTGTTGCGTGGATGATAGATAGTCAGGTTGCATCTGCATGTTCTGTGTATGGATAGGACTGTTTGTCCATAAAGCATCTGTTGCTGGTCTTTGATGCTTGTGTCCTTCAAACTCTGAGAAGGTGCTTTGCCTCCACTCCTCTTTTATAAaatcctccttctctcttcccctctcatcCTGCAAATCTACAGAGACATCCTGATTTCTGAGTGTGGGCTGTGGACAGTATGTTTGTCTCTTACCTTCCTGCTCCCAACTGGTGGTGTATCTGTAACAGTGCTGCATTACAGGTGAACTTTTGTGTGGGCTATTATAAGGAGGAGGTGCGATATAGCCAGGGGGTTGGCTAAACATCCTCCTTTGGTAGCATGTCTTTTCCTTGGTGTCTGACATGTAGCTTGTATCAGGGACAGGTGGTTGTGGCGGATAATGAGTCATAGTTTGCTGTCGGCCCCCTCTATCCCACTGTCCTAATTCTCTGTTTGCAGATAATCTGGTTTGATGCAGTGCTGCCACTCGAGGATCTGTTGCGCTCCTGCTGTCCCTCTCCAGAGTCCTGTTGCTCTCCGGCAGCCCCGGGGGAGCCCCCCTCAACTCCACCTCCATACGCCTCCTCCTTGGAAGTGAATGGCTATAGCGAGCTGCCCATGCCTCTAACTCCCGATAGCTGCTGTCGCTCAGACTCCTCTTGGAAACTTCCCTTCTGTAGCGGACAGGACTGCAGGGCTCCCACCTCCTCTGCCATCCCTCCCTCAGCattcctctctcactttccctcgCTGCTCGGTGAgctcctcctgccagccactctcttcctctgttttcttgAGGTGGGTATTCTCCATAGTCCTGGGGCTGTTGAGCTTGACTGTCCAGAATAAAAGGGAAGTGAGAAGTAGGGTTTGTTAGTTCTGGGTCCGTCCAGTTGGTGTAGTCCTGTAGAGCCCCTCCCGTTCTGGATCGTGGTACAGTCCAGCAGCTGGACTCCCTGCCTTGATCTTGCTGCTCACAAACATATAATGGATAATGTGCTGCCTGATGTTTGTCATGATAGCTGTGGGTAAAATGGCGGAAAGATAATAATATGTTTATCAAATAGTCAAATAGGAATATACAATTTCAGTCAAGCTATCTTTCACATCACAGTTTATTTAAAGATATGCAATTAGGAAATCTTTCCATGATAAATGGTTCTCTTTTTGTGAGAACTTTCTGCTTTTTGCCTTACAAGCACAgcaaaatggaaacaaacatCTATGTGAATAGGTTGCCAACCACCGAACAGCCCTAGCAGACAAACAGAATATATTGACTGAAACAGATTTTATAATGCTGAACTCACACGTGTGAACAGTTTCGTCCAGGAACGGTACCAAATTTGGCATATACAGGCGATTGACCCTGATTCTCAGCCCAGAACTCCATCACTTGGTCTGGCACACAGTTCTGAAACATGAAGGAAAAAAGGAGTACAtgctttttgtgtctttctattagcTATTCTatgcattttattaaaaagaaatgacaaaaatgactgGAAGAGTACATTGTAGATTCCCTAAATagaaaacactttttaaaatatttcaccAGTAACTAACACTCAACTTAGTTATACATTTTGCTAAATATTGCTATACAAATTTAGAAACAGATACATGCATGCAATGTTTATAACATACCTTCAATTGCTATTTTCAGGTTATCGTCCTTGCTGCTCATGAGGTCTCATGAGGTCTAGCGAGGTCCAAACAGGACAACTTGTTTTAAAACGACAATGTTTTCCAGTCCCCCTCCCACTCCACTTGCACTACGTACTCTCACTCCCCTGTCACTGTAAGGCCGTCCTCCTCTCATCCAAAGCCAACTTGCCCAGTCAAAATGCCACAGAGGAATTCTTCAATCAATTCTTTAAACAATACTAGTCTTGTAGCTACATCATTCCCCTCTATGGTCATACAACACCATGCAGATGGCAGAATGGGAATCATAATTTACCACACCATgtataaaactggaacatggaTTTAGATCTTCAGCAGAAAAGCCAAATGTGACACAGCAGTTAAAAAAACCTCTCAAATACTTGCCAATTAACAAGACAATTGCTTCAGGTGACAAAGGCTTTTTGGCAAGAATTTATTGATTGATAATTAGAGAGTCTGGTAATTAGAGAGTACAATATTTAATACCCAAATAAATAACAGctcacacagctgcacacactgtTGAAATACTACTTCAAGGTTATAACCAAAGAACATAAAACCATTTTCAAGAAAACAAATTATGTTTAAACTGTAAATTACAATGGCTGTTTTTTAACCGGATGTTTTCTTGTCCATGCAAAAGATGACAGGAGTAGAATCTCCAGTCAAcatccagtcagtcagcatcACCACCTCCTAGcgacatacatttttcataactTTGCCCAAATGATGATTAATatcagtgaaataaataatatgcACTTTGCATGACACTTTCTGGTGGGAGGGCTGGACTTGGTGGGCAGCAGACTCTGCATGTAGATAGGGATCTGTTGTTTTGTCGGGTGAATTGTGGCAGAGGGAGAGCTGGGGAGTGGACGGGGCGTCTCCCTTTCTTTGAAACTCTCCAGCGTAACAAACAGGCTTTCCTTTTCTGAACAGAAACTCTGTACATCagcagacagcaggagagaggggatgaagtACACAGACAGTGGGCTGGAGGCAGAGCAATCTGTTGATGTTGACAGAATTGCAGGGGATGGAATGATCTCTATCGCGATGATCGAACTCCCCAatcattgttttgtattttaaaattttaataaaaataattgtaTTGCATATACCATGTAGAGGGTGGCTGCTGCCCTCCAACATGTCTGATGTTTTGCTCGTGTGTGTTGTATACACACGagcaaaacacacaatacatacaAGCCAGAAAGTGAGAACACTTATCACAGCGACAGTATGAACTGATCAACATCAGGTCTGAGTGAAAATGAAGATTTCATGCTGCAAGGTTTAGTTTGTCATCAACTTCAACACAAAGATGTTTAAAAGAGGGCCCCCTCTCAGTGAAGGACCTTTTCATCAGAGTGGGCTGGTACCATCTCAGTTAAAAGCTTGTGATCATGTCCTTTATTTTCTTGACACTAATCTCAAGGTAATTCTGTTCACACCACTTTGTAAAGTGCTCAGTGTCTCTTGAGAAACCAAACAGATGTCTGACTCCGCTCAATCAGGCCAACTGCTGCTGTCGGCAGTGTTGTTGAAGAAACGATGGGCCTGATCAGTCACTCAACAGCCATTTGTGTACAATGTATAGAGCGGGGGGGAGCGAGGGGAGCGAGGAGAAAGTgtaggagggaagggaggaagggcagAGAGGCTGCAGGTTGGTGATAATGTGAGGTAAGGCCAGTTTACAAGGGTTAGTCAGGAGGGTAATAGAGAAGGATCAACAGTGATGGTCTGAAATATGAGGTTTAACAGAGTGGAGGTGGAGCAGGCTCTAGAGAAGACCACTGCCAGTTTTGTGAGTGGGTGGAGATGCAGAGACCCAAGGAAGAAAATTAATTAAACTTCTCTGTGCAAAAGGAACAGGTGTCCCATTTTCAGGACATTCACTGAGAAGGGTTACAAGCCCTGTCAAAATGACAGTCTTTCAGAAGTGATTGGTTGATTTTATTATCAAAGTAGCTCTGTGCTAATGCAAACTGTCTGTAGGTGTGTGGTGCATAATAACAGCCAAGgctgaagtgaacagcagtgtTTTCTGATATCGGCCACAAAGGTGCTTTAGTGCTGGTGTAAAGTCTCTAAGAGATATGCCCAGTTTGAATCATCAGTTTTATTGCCATTAAATCAAACTTCTCAACATTAGCCTGATAAAATAACGGCATTTAAgatacaatgtttttttctagGTGATTATGGGTAATAGTTTACTGGAGCCTCAATGTGtcaatcatttttgttttgaaatggagGAGATTGGGATTTGTTATTTGCACTAGTAACAGCTACAATTTTCCACTTAGAAGCTGTTTAGGCAAGACAGGGTgagcaaaaatacatttataaagcagaaaaaaataattttcttggGTGGACAAATTGCCAACAAAAATCTACAAGTCAATATGTCTCCCACACTGTAGACACATTTTGAAGACACCTGTCAAATCAGCAGAATACTTAATTGATAATGAAAGACAAAGGTCACATCAAAAACTGTTTCTCTTGTAATCGCATTAGAaaatttattacaaaaaaaaaaaacttctttaCAAGTGGCAGTGGTAACAAGTGACAGAGGATGTTGAAGATTTCAAGTGACAGTCAACATATAATATCCatataaatatatgaaataaaaatgacacacCGTTGAGCTGTTGCCTCTGATAGCTGTGTATTCTGCAGCATCCATTCACTGCATCTTATGTAAattctcttaaaaaaaaaggcacctAAGGAACCGGAGGCACAGCTGGTGATCTGTGATTACAAAAATGAATCCAAGTCGCAGCAGCCAGGTGAAGCAGGCTGTCACTGCTCTCTCCTCAGTGAAGCCTTGTAGATGTTAATGTTCTGCTTGGCGTCACGGTGCGCGAGCTCCACATGAAATCTACTTGGCAGGCTCTCTTCATAGAAACCGGGAGTCCCATGCTCTCTTCGCATCTTGGATGAAAGATACACCACGGCGCCGTTTTTGCACAGATGAACCAGCGTTTCCAGTAGACGCGGGTAAGTCTCTGAGAGGTAGACGATGTCCGCGCCCAGCACCAGATCCCAGTCTGAGGGGAAGCTGAGCTGGTCCTGACcccaggacagagggaggacgGCCGGAGGGACGGAGGGCCAACCGCTGGACGGCATGTTAGCAGAGACGTTGGTCTCAAGCTGTGGGACGGCCAGAGGAAGGTCTGTAAGGGTCACTTCTGCTCCTGAAACAAGATAGGTCAAGGTTATTTCAATGCATTAATA
This DNA window, taken from Centroberyx gerrardi isolate f3 chromosome 5, fCenGer3.hap1.cur.20231027, whole genome shotgun sequence, encodes the following:
- the LOC139920857 gene encoding EEF1A lysine methyltransferase 3-like yields the protein MACSGDEDGLFPVDDGLFADTFSEDNVYKFIGQELKISQVFSANLGVAAPVWDAALHLCRYFEEQSLDLGGKRIIELGAGTGVVGILAARLGAEVTLTDLPLAVPQLETNVSANMPSSGWPSVPPAVLPLSWGQDQLSFPSDWDLVLGADIVYLSETYPRLLETLVHLCKNGAVVYLSSKMRREHGTPGFYEESLPSRFHVELAHRDAKQNINIYKASLRREQ